A DNA window from Hemibagrus wyckioides isolate EC202008001 linkage group LG11, SWU_Hwy_1.0, whole genome shotgun sequence contains the following coding sequences:
- the aamp gene encoding angio-associated migratory cell protein, translating to MEQAMENTEEDTVQLHGDEEIIEVIDLNDTEQTTTDHLVEELEDVDFADADDEGWETEDEMEAEQDDSDLTFSKHTGSVFCISLDPVTNNLAVTGGEDDKAYLWNVIDGQVVFECTGHKDSVTCATFSHDSKLVATGDMSGLIKVWKIDTKEEIWSFEVGDLEWLQWHPCAPVLLAGAADGNMWMWKIPSGECKTFQGPNCQATSGKILPDGKRVMVGYEDGTLRLWDLKQGNTIHVIKGHDGHQGPLTSMECNKDGTLVLTGSTDGQTKLINTSTGKVLGSFSVGNSEEKNMTELQDSISVESVGFCNVLPLVAVAYLDGTLAIYDLTTQSLRHRCKHEVGIVHLQWEEASAVVATCNLGGAVTLWDARSGKMVAEYRGHTAEILDFKLNRDASIAVTAGGDHKAKVFCLQRPDR from the exons ATGGAACAGGCCATGGAGAATACTGAAGAAGATACCGTGCAGCTTCATGGAGACGAGGAAATCATCGAAGTTATTGACCTGAAtgacacagaacagacaacgaCAG atcatcTTGTCGAGGAATTGGAAGATGTGGATTTCGCCGATGCTGATGATGAAGGCTgggagactgaggatgagatgGAGGCCGAGCAGGATGACAGTGATCTCACATTCAGCAAACACACCG GTTCTGTTTTCTGTATCAGTTTGGACCCAGTAACAAACAACCTGGCTGTCACTGGTGGTGAGGACGACAAAGCTTATTTATGGAACGTCATCGACGGACAGGTGGTGTTTGAGTGCACAG GCCATAAGGACTCGGTTACATGTGCAACATTTAGCCATGACTCCAAACTGGTGGCGACTGGAGACATGAGTGGACTGATTAAAGTGTGGAAGATTGATACCAAAGAGGAGATCTGGTCTTTTGAAGTAGGAGATCTAGAG tggCTGCAGTGGCATCCCTGTGCTCCAGTGTTGCTTGCAGGCGCTGCTGATGGCAATATGTGGATGTGGAAGATTCCAAGTGGAGAATGTAAGACCTTCCAAGGACCCAACTGCCAGGCAACAAGTGGAAAAATCCTTCCTGATG GAAAAAGAGTTATGGTGGGTTATGAGGATGGGACCCTGCGTCTGTGGGACCTTAAGCAAGGAAATACAATCCATGTCATTAAAG GTCATGATGGCCACCAGGGGCCACTGACATCCATGGAGTGCAACAAGGATGGAACTCTGGTTCTCACAGGATCGACTGATGGACAGACTAAACTTATTAATACATCAACAGGCAAG GTACTGGGTTCATTCTCAGTCGGgaacagtgaggaaaaaaacatgacgGAGTTGCAGGATTCCATCTCAGTGGAGTCTGTAGGATTTTGTAATGT GCTGCCCCTGGTTGCTGTGGCATATCTGGATGGGACTCTGGCCATATACGATTTGACTACACAGAGCCTTAGACACAGGTGTAAACATGAG GTAGGGATTGTCCATCTTCAGTGGGAGGAGGCCTCGGCAGTGGTGGCTACCTGTAATCTGGGTGGAGCTGTGACTTTGTGGGACGCTCGCTCAGGAAAAATGGTTGCAGAATACCGTGGTCACACAGCAGAGATCTTAGACTTCAAGCTCAATCG AGATGCATCCATAGCTGTGACAGCAGGTGGGGACCACAAAGCCAAAGTCTTCTGTCTTCAGAGGCCTGATCGATAG